A genomic region of Sylvia atricapilla isolate bSylAtr1 chromosome 19, bSylAtr1.pri, whole genome shotgun sequence contains the following coding sequences:
- the FAM163B gene encoding protein FAM163B, with translation MTAGTVVITGGILATVILLCIIAVLCYCRLQYYCCKKDESEEDEEEPDFAVHSHIPPLHCNRNVVLTNGPSLYSSSPFAKKPAQSRPSCPSCAPYEPPTSFLQETPTSFLQEPATSFLQDSPTSFLQEPPTFLQEPPTFFLQEPPEELHNGGDRVSYKTVSQEDLALPVSNLQALNPNRLSAMREAFSRSRSISTDV, from the exons ATGACAGCCGGGACCGTGGTCATCACAGGTGGAATATTAGCGACTGTCATTTTACTCTGTATCATCGCCGTCCTCTGCTACTGTAGGCTCCAG TACTACTGCTGCAAGAAGGATGAATccgaggaggacgaggaggagcCCGACTTCGCCGTGCACTCGCACATCCCTCCGCTGCACTGCAACCGCAACGTAGTGCTGACCAACGGCCCTTCCCTCTACTCCTCGTCCCCTTTCGCCAaaaaaccagcccagagcaggcccagctgccccagctgcgCTCCCTACGAGCCCCCCAcctccttcctgcaggagaCCCCCACTTCTTTCCTCCAAGAGCCCGCCACCTCTTTCCTCCAAGACTCCCCCACTTCTTTCCTCCAAGAGCCCCCCACTTTCCTGCAGGAGCCGCCCACCTTCTTCCTGCAGGAGCCCCCCGAGGAGCTGCACAACGGTGGGGACAGGGTGAGCTACAAGACGGTGAGCCAGGAGGATCTGGCGTTGCCCGTGTCCAACCTGCAGGCGCTCAACCCCAACCGGCTCTCGGCCATGCGGGAAGCGTTCTCCCGCAGCCGCAGCATCAGCACCGATGTGTGA